tgtaatattgtaaacctttattttgggaaactatagatattttggaaaacattgaggGGTTATAGAAAAAGTAGTCATTttcttgggaccattgacacctagcttttgaaaacaaagaaaatatggaagcacttatgaaaccataacatcgggatcatgccttgaaagaaaagggtaagccttacttatcttgtccgcttccttagtcaaTCCCACTTAACTCTTGGCCTTCCAAAAAATCTATAACAATGTTAACGAAATCAAACATTAGCTGTAGATATCCAAGATTCTCATCCTAAACTAACATCTTTTTCTATCGAAATTTCGgaagcacttcccctataaatacaccatccccgagatttcaactcggccacaatatcaaaaaccattcaacaacaacaaccagtagCACATATACCATTAAGTCACTTCAATATCCCataatacaactccaaacaactagttcaaaatttacgataccaaaatagagtttttaacctttatttcgtaaaagtTTTAACATACCAAACAGGGGGTCGTATGGCTGCAACAAACAGCACCCACactctttttaaaacactttaaatccctgcaacacgcaacccaactagatgcaaccgcagcaccacaacgaccaCACTACgcaacttcaatttaactactacgacttccaataagttgtttctaacgtcaagcatccttatacattttttccacttccagcatcatttaatacatttaaCATACCCCATaacaacctcataaacttcaattgaaagagaaaaccttaccttgctcaaaattcaccaaaacttgcctcgaaagctCTCGTAGCGCAACTAAAATTTTGGGGTTGTTTGGTAATGTTTTGGGCTGATCTAAACCattaattttcattaataacaccttcataccttctTGTTATAttccatataattaattatcaGAACAGAatcggaaaacttacctttttctcctcccaaaaccgtagctctttgttctttctagcttaagtttctccTCTGTTGTTCTAgacttcttctctcttcttctttgttttctttctttctccaaaTTAAAAAGATGAcctctcatatatatatatatatatatatatatatcttccaccacttattcatatttataattAAGACCCTCAATTAAGAATATAGACACATGACCCCCATCTccatttttctagaattttctttaaaaaaaataaagatgacttaattgtcttgccatgtacactttggttcatatatattcatcacaTGGCCATAAAAGAGTGCACCCctacatgaattttcttgaacactttggTCTTTCAAGAACATTCTGAACACTTTGTGAAATTTccgttttacccctagccttcttcaatattaccataggctactttgtgaattttttttttttgtcctttgcctttcccaatatttctacactattaatgctcataaataatattcataactaacttgtatattaaaataaattttggaaaatGGTCATTCCTTCACTTTACCACGGCTACTTTAAAATActcaaccgtataaaatacgggatataacaatAAGTATCAATCTGTCGGAACCATTTTTCAtcggcataatcatcaatcgggtctcatcacagtgttttagaaccaatgcaaatgaGCATAttcacacaaataatgagaaaataataGTAACCACAATCACAACGCTATCCATATTAATGCAAATCATgtcacactatcaataatatatcATCAACAAGTACGTCATTGCATCATTATAAGtcatcaagtctccatttcattACCCCTTTTATCACATTTAGGATCAATCGGCGAGCAAGTATATCCAAGTCAATTTTCATAATCAACAATGAGCAAATGacaatttcataaatttataatcacatttaggctatcatagcatttcatcaagttcaagaTAAGGAATTCACATTTCGATCAAAATCACAGCACACATAGACCTTGTTATTACCTCGACCTTTCATTAAGCACAATTCACATGATTATCATCTCAAACCTTATTCTCTCtactccccaacacatatacaaaagcaagttcaagtaatcCATAAgatttatggggttttaaaagttcacttgccttaatcaatAATTGGTCAATCActaacttgagccttccctttttgaATAGCGTCTGAAGCATCATTctacaaattaaatcatcacatacgaaaattatatatatatatatatatatatatatatatatatatatatatatatatatatatatatatatatatatattatctggGATCTTCCTTTTGTGTGGGATTATATAGTTTGTACCGGAGTATAGGTTGTATTTCTAAACAAAATTATTCTATCTCTAGAGAATAGACAACTTCCATTATTTTGTAGAAGAAACTGTAATCCTATTACTAAGTCAGTTTTGATATCTAAATCTCTCGTCAATATTTTGTACATATTATAGGTTGGTTTGTAAAATTCATTACATGTATTTATAAAGCTTATTTGTGCCTTTTCTATATACTCGTCATATTTGTTATAGGTTCCATCCATTTGTATTGCCGATACAGGTTCTTTTAAAACTTTTAATAAGTCCTTTGGTAcgatctttttatttataaggCAGCTAGTGTATCCTGTATCTACAAGGGTTAAAGTTTCTATTTCTATATCTTTTATTCTAATTCTAGCTAGTACTTTTATTGTGCCAAAATTTTTATCTTCATTACATATGAGACTAGTATTATTTTCTCCAGGTATCTAAAAACACGGAGATAGACGAATTAATTAATCAATTGAAGAGGGTAGAAATAGGAGCACAAAAGGATAAGCAAAAATTAGCTAAAAAATCACAACCATGGACTTTCTTTCAAATAGATCAAGACGGACAATCGAAGAAGACAAGCCAAGAGTAAGATAAATTTTTCAGACAATAGAATTGGTAATAATATCATATCCAGAATATTATCACGAAGACAAGCTAGTGAAGAATAAAAAcaagaattaaataaaataatagatgTAAACAAAGATTTTCAAATTTTCCAACAGAATaaactaaaattattaaatccaaaaatattataCAATGTAAAATGTTTCTCTAGAGATAATCAATTATATAGACATTATAGAAAAGAGCAGATATCAGCTATAGGGGGGAAAATTCAACTCTAAATTTAGTTAACCCTACTTTCTTGAAGACAATAAGAAATCCTAAAATAATGTTAATGCATGTGGGATTAATAGTTATAGGGATAAAAGGACTAACTAGAAAAAATTTAAGATCTCAagttttaataatattatatgaTGATAGATGGTCAAACTTAAAGAAATCTATAATAGGATTAACAGAGGTAGACATGACAAATAACAGAGGAATATTTTACATTAGCCCAGATTTCTTAATAAACATAaagtaatttgaaaaaatatattaagataGGAATCCAGACTAAATGATACGAATAAATGAATAATGGAAATAACCTATTAATGTGTGTAGGTTTCATAGGAAAACATGATTTTATTACAACCTCAATGTATTAATGGTTTTTCTCCAATTATTTTCATTTCGTATAAGATTGCTATTATACTATCATCTTAGACGAAATGGAAATAATTGGAGAAAAAACATTAATACATTAGGGTTGTAATAAAATCATGTGTAAATTAGACATAATCAACCCTGAATATACAATAAAAACAGCAGCAATAAAAGCTAACAATGAAGATACGGCAGAAAAAGAAGCTAACAATGAAGATAGGAGAAGAATTTGATCCCCTTACAATCAAAAACCATACAGACGTAAAAAGTACTACTTACAAAAATTCTCAACCAAAAAGCCATACTGATATCGGGCAAAGAtagtttgattttgaaaaaaatatttttttggttgcAGAAATTTGTAGTTTCTTACTAACAACCTGTTCTACTTCTAATTAAAAGTAATTTTactgtaattttttcaaaaaaaagtgTTTTTGTCTCGTTTTTGGCTTCCCATCACCAATGCCAAACTGGCTCATAGGCTACTAGGACTTGGGTCTCTCTCTTGAATGAAGGCATCAAAAGTATATGTTCTTTACAGATTAACCAATTCATAAACGCTCAAGTAGATCCTAAAAAGATATCATTTCCTCATGAATTTATCTTGAATTGAAATCTGTTTGCTCAACCTTATCCCAATTTTGCCAAGGAAAGCAAGCTCGTTTTAGTTGTATCCTCCGCGAGCACAAGAATCCTTAATTAGAATACAATTCCAACTAAGCAGCTTAggtaacaataacaataaatgcAAAAACTAAATTTCATCCTATTCCAGTTTCACAGTGTATGTGGTCGCCTTCAAAATACTTGCAACACTTGCCTCGACTGATCATATTCAGAAAGCTTTTTTAAAACTGCTTTAGTATTTCATCTAATTTGAATCCTCTTCTTACTCAAAAAGTATACCACAAAATTTAGCTCTCTTTGAAACATTCAAGGCACAAGAGcacaagaaataaaaaaaatataaataaagataaCAATTTGACATAGATATGTTCCCTGCGGAAAAACCATCATCATTGTCGTATACTGTCATAACTCTAAGCAATCTcaaatgaaggcagaaaatctGAAATTGTTTATCACTTCAATACCCCAAAAAGGTCTTAAAAAGATGAGAGATTAAGTTCACTACTAACACAGCAAAATTTCCCAACTCTCTTAGTTCATCCTCCTAATAAGTTCATTGATAAAATTCTCACGGTTACCAGCATCACCTCCTTCAACATAGTGAttccttttcttcttcagtCCACCCAAAGGTGCCTTAAGCTGGAATGGCCATAGGAAGTTGTTGGCCTGCTTGAAATGGGGTCCCACGGTCATGATCTCATGGACTAGGTCTTCCATGCAGATAATTCCATACTTGCCCAATACCTGAAACAGGTATAATCACAATTATATGTCAACAAAACACCAGAAACAATCAATTCAAAGTGCCGCAGCTTCAGAAACTGACCTGCTCGATGACCGAGTTGTCAGTTAGAGCAATTCTCTGCTTGTCAACTTTCCCATAACCTCTCTTGTAGATCAATTCTCTAATACTTTTTAGGTTAGGATAACTGAAAGAGGAAAACCCATGCACATAAATAACAGATCAACAGCAAAAATGCTCCAGGTAATGGCAGAACTCTCAAATGATTACCTACCCATAGGTGACATAAGGTTCAACCCTATGAAGCATGTTCACTGTGGCTTTGTTGACTTTCAAAAAGACACCGTTAAAGATCTGTCATCAACATGGGGGAGTAAGAATATCACACAATTTGAAGAGTGGAAAGTAACCTCAAGATATCAAATAAACATATAAATTCATTTTTCATGGAAAAGAGAAGTCATGAAATATAATAACAAAGAATCAGAATGACTCCCACAATTGTTTGGCTGCAGATTAAACAGTTTGAGAGCAAGTCTGCTCCAGATTTTTGAAAAAGATGAGCCATAAAACAATACCAAAAAACATTTTTCATGGTATATTTTGAGCAAAACAAGGGGAActaacaaataaaatgaaaggTATACAGGTAAAAGAAATACTATCCAATTATTAACTAATTACTTTTAAACTACCTAGAATGTTCTGAGTAGAAACGCAAGATCCTACCAGCTCTCTCTAGCAATACACACAAACAAGTAGTTACCTGTCTCAACCGAAGAAGCTGCAATATCTTTTTGGTCTGTGGAGGCATAGCGTTAATCCtaagaaatataattttaatgagTACCATTACAATCCCAGTGATTTTGAAGATTAAAAGAACAGTCACAATAAGAGCTCTTACCCACGGATTCTAGTGATAAACAACAGCTTTGCCTCAGGGTCAACATAGAAACCACCCTTCAATCTGGCCTCACGCTTCAAATGGATCAACTCCTTTTCCTAAAAACAGCAATTGAAAATGGATTACTACGTTTGGCACTCAAAACAAGAAAATTATCCAAGGGTGATTGAGATAGACCAACCTGCTGGTCGTACTCCTTAGCATACTGCTTAGCTCTGTTGTAGATCAATTTCCGGTTCTCAGCACTTTTCTTCTTTGCAGCTACAAGCTCTTGTGTCTTTGCAAGGGCCCATTCCTCACTCCTTTTTTGCTTCTTCAATACTGACTCTGGAACTGGAACAGCTCCCTTAACTTCCTCACCCATCTCTGTCATATAACAATGTCAAATTACATGATATATCATTTCATCGGAACAAGGTCATTGTTAAAAGGATAGTCAAATTGGACACAACACTTACAAACACAACAAAAACCAGAACCATTAATTACCTACTCCATATATATGCTCTATCTTGTGAACACATAATCTCTTAAGACAAGacatttcattattatttttataactgTGATTTCCAGGCTTGACTAATTTCACGGGAGACCTGCCAACTCCCCAAAGCAACACGTATAAAGTAACTCTGAATAGATGGCAAAAAATCATCTAATACTTTTTGTCTCTGCTGGGATTTGAACCAAGACCTCATGGCATTTGACCCACTTCATTAACCACTAAACCACACCCTTGGGCGTGGCATTATTTATTTCTTACCACCCTTAAATCCCACTGTTTCATGTATCTCATTACTTAGTAATCCCAGTCCATTAAAGCTTCTCTAACAAAAAAATTCTCTATTTTCAATGAATAATCATTATAACCCTTTGAGAAACTAGTCTTCAATcttaaacaaacaaataactCAGAAAGCAGAAATCTTTTACTACTGACATTTTAATAGAATGAATAAAGTAACCAGAAAACACATTTTGCTCAAATATATAACTCAATTAAGCTGAATCATACTTAATACCAAACAATCATTTTCCACTACTTCCCCTATATTTTCTCATGTCTAAAACGAATAAAAGTGAACAAACAACAgagatcttcaaaagaaaaccAAAATAACAGCAAATAAAAGCTACTTAAATCGCATTCAGAAGCAACACTGGCAAAAAACAAAAGGTAAAAGCAATAACAGAAGAATGTGAATGAAATCTGATAACAATTAGCAAAAAAACTAGCAATATAGTACAATAAAGCAATGTATTTGTACCTTGAAATTGTAGAAGTGAGAAGAGAATAGAGTTGTTAGAGCTTTTCTGTGCTCACGGCGGGTAAAATGGCGACTATGGCTGTGTTAGGGTTTTTGTAAAGTTCAGTGCCCTAGGCTGATGTGGATATGGGCCGGGTCAGTTCAAATATACAGACCGGGACAGCCCTATGATGCTTGAGCCCAAACTTGAAAAGCCCATTGAAAAGGTGGAATTTTCACTGGCTATCCTTTTTTGGATTGCTGTTTATTAGCTGTTGAGTAAATGAGtctttttttatatagtttACAATTCTTTTAGACCacaatctaaaaaaaaattatgcaaattaaaaatcttatgaataaatatttaataatatttttattttaaaaaatgtaagtTATTGCAAACATTGGACTCTTTTTTGTAAGGTTGATCAATATATGAGTGAATATTTGGTTCGAGTCTAATGTTATTAAGAAGGTAATCTTTTAAGGGTTATGTTTACgtaactttttaaaatatggaaagaaaaaaaatggtgaCCTAAAATAGACATTTGTATGAACCAACCAAACAGAAGATTGAAttaataagaatttttttttctgggaagaaaaagaaaaaagatttgaattaaaaaaatatatttttttatttggagAAGCTCCTCTACCTTAATTATACTTGTCGTCttctaaataaaaatatttttttagctaAATCCCAAAAGcagttaaaaattaattatttcaaaactgaattaataaatattcaGATACTGTGTACAAAAAACTTTCAAGAATTTAAAAGGTATTGaaataggacaaaaataagcaTTTTATTAATGAGGTGCAGTTACAAAACTTATGGAGTTCGGTAATTAATCACTATGTAAATGAAAAAATGGAAACAAAGAGGGGgcatattatatattaaaaaacttTCTTTTCTTACTATTGCCTTATGTCTTTGTGAAATTCATCTTTTATGACTTTGGTTTTCAGTTAAGATTTATGATTGTAGTGAAATGAGGAAGAGTAAGagaagagaaataaaaattaagattAATGCAAGCCGAGCTAATAATTGAAAAGTAAATATCAATTTCACATGGAATTAAATTCCTTGTAAATGAGGAATTTACAGTGAAATTACATAATTAAAATTCTTACTAAGAAAATAAATACTTAGAACTTcaaaaaaatctggaaaaaaaatggCTAGCTAACCTATCaactaatacaacaaacaacagGTAATTAAACTAAACTAAACTAATCCTAAATTCTCTAATTCTTTGGctgaaaattaataatttcttcatttaatcAAAGACTTGACTTCCTCAAGGACTTGTGAATTTTGGATTTCTTGATTATTCTCTAGTGCTTCAAGGAACACTTTTGGAACTAAGCATTTTTCACTTGAATACAACTTCTCTTGGATCGAAGATCCAACAAGTTTGTGCAAATCTAATGTTTCAAGTGATTTCTCATTCTCCtgcaaattaaatttaaatgcaAATAAGTTAGTAGCTAATAGAATATAG
The genomic region above belongs to Solanum dulcamara chromosome 5, daSolDulc1.2, whole genome shotgun sequence and contains:
- the LOC129889535 gene encoding 60S ribosomal protein L7-2-like, producing the protein MGEEVKGAVPVPESVLKKQKRSEEWALAKTQELVAAKKKSAENRKLIYNRAKQYAKEYDQQEKELIHLKREARLKGGFYVDPEAKLLFITRIRGINAMPPQTKKILQLLRLRQIFNGVFLKVNKATVNMLHRVEPYVTYGYPNLKSIRELIYKRGYGKVDKQRIALTDNSVIEQVLGKYGIICMEDLVHEIMTVGPHFKQANNFLWPFQLKAPLGGLKKKRNHYVEGGDAGNRENFINELIRRMN